One region of Oncorhynchus nerka isolate Pitt River linkage group LG22, Oner_Uvic_2.0, whole genome shotgun sequence genomic DNA includes:
- the LOC115105410 gene encoding heterogeneous nuclear ribonucleoprotein H-like isoform X2, with translation MADGEGFVVRIRGLPWSCAVDEVSRFFSDCKVANNGTSIHFTYTREGRPSGEAFVELESEDDLKIAVKKDRETLGHRYVEVFKSNNVEMDWVMKHTGPNCPETEGDGLVRLRGLPFGCSKEEIVQFFSGLEIVPNGITLPVDFQGRSTGEAFVQFASQDIAEKALKKHKERIGHRYIEIFKSSDAEVRTNYDPPRKTMGGMQRPGPYDRPGGGGGRGYNGMSRGGSFDRMRRGGYGGGSDRYGDGGSSFQSTTGHCVHMRGLPYRATETDVYSFFSPLNPVRVHIEVGPDGRMTGEADVEFATHEDAVAAMSKDKANMQHRYVELFLNSTAGGSNGGYGGQMSAVANQSSYGGSQQMSAGYTGGYSSQSSMGGYNDYSNQSGMSSSYYGSSRGSMGMNGSMSMGAGWGM, from the exons ATGGCAGATGGAGAGGGATTTGTGGTGCGCATTCGTGGCCTTCCCTGGTCTTGTGCTGTGGATGAAGTGTCAAGATTTTTCTCTG ATTGTAAAGTTGCAAACAACGGCACAAGCATCCATTTCACCTACACTCGTGAGGGCAGGCCAAGCGGAGAGGCCTTCGTAGAGCTGGAGTCGGAGGACGACCTGAAGATTGCAGTCAAGAAAGACCGAGAGACCCTGGGTCACAGATATGTGGAAG tATTCAAATCGAACAATGTGGAGATGGACTGGGTCATGAAGCACACCGGTCCAAACTGCCCAGAGACTGAGGGGGATGGGCTTGTGCGGCTGCGTGGCCTTCCCTTCGGCTGTAGCAAGGAGGAGATTGTCCAGTTCTTCTCAG GGTTGGAAATCGTGCCAAATGGGATAACATTGCCGGTGGACTTCCAGGGGAGGAGTACGGGGGAGGCCTTCGTGCAGTTTGCTTCACAGGATATAGCTGAAAAGGCTCTAAAGAAACACAAGGAAAGAATAGGGCACAG GTATATTGAGATATTCAAGAGCAGCGATGCAGAGGTGCGGACAAATTACGATCCCCCACGCAAAACGATGGGTGGCATGCAGAGACCAGGCCCCTACGACAGGCCTGGTGGTGGTGGCGGCCGTGGCTACAATGGCATGAGCCGCGGAGGCTCCTTTGACAGGATGCGCCGTGGGGGCTACGGCGGAG GTTCCGATCGTTATGGCGATGGTGGTTCAAGTTTTCAGAGTACGACTGGACACTGTGTGCACATGAGGGGACTTCCTTACCGGGCAACAGAGACGGATGTCTACAGT TTTTTCTCGCCATTGAACCCAGTGCGTGTGCACATCGAGGTTGGTCCAGATGGAAGGATGACTGGAGAGGCTGATGTAGAGTTTGCCACACATGAGGATGCTGTGGCAGCTATGTCAAAGGATAAAGCCAACATGC AGCACCGTTATGTTGAGTTGTTCCTCAACTCAACAGCAGGGGGCAGTAATGGAGGCTATGGTGGCCAGATGAGTGCTGTGG CCAACCAATCTTCCTATGGAGGCAGCCAGCAGATGAGCGCTGGTTACACGGGTGGTTACAGCAGCCAGTCCAGCATGGGGGGGTACAATGATTACA GTAATCAGAGCGGGATGAGCAGCAGTTACTATGGCAGCAGCCGTGGCTCCATGGGCATGAATGGCAGCATGAGCATGGGAGCCGGGTGGGGCATGTAG
- the LOC115105410 gene encoding heterogeneous nuclear ribonucleoprotein H-like isoform X1: MADGEGFVVRIRGLPWSCAVDEVSRFFSDCKVANNGTSIHFTYTREGRPSGEAFVELESEDDLKIAVKKDRETLGHRYVEVFKSNNVEMDWVMKHTGPNCPETEGDGLVRLRGLPFGCSKEEIVQFFSGLEIVPNGITLPVDFQGRSTGEAFVQFASQDIAEKALKKHKERIGHRYIEIFKSSDAEVRTNYDPPRKTMGGMQRPGPYDRPGGGGGRGYNGMSRGGSFDRMRRGGYGGGEAGSDRYGDGGSSFQSTTGHCVHMRGLPYRATETDVYSFFSPLNPVRVHIEVGPDGRMTGEADVEFATHEDAVAAMSKDKANMQHRYVELFLNSTAGGSNGGYGGQMSAVANQSSYGGSQQMSAGYTGGYSSQSSMGGYNDYSNQSGMSSSYYGSSRGSMGMNGSMSMGAGWGM; encoded by the exons ATGGCAGATGGAGAGGGATTTGTGGTGCGCATTCGTGGCCTTCCCTGGTCTTGTGCTGTGGATGAAGTGTCAAGATTTTTCTCTG ATTGTAAAGTTGCAAACAACGGCACAAGCATCCATTTCACCTACACTCGTGAGGGCAGGCCAAGCGGAGAGGCCTTCGTAGAGCTGGAGTCGGAGGACGACCTGAAGATTGCAGTCAAGAAAGACCGAGAGACCCTGGGTCACAGATATGTGGAAG tATTCAAATCGAACAATGTGGAGATGGACTGGGTCATGAAGCACACCGGTCCAAACTGCCCAGAGACTGAGGGGGATGGGCTTGTGCGGCTGCGTGGCCTTCCCTTCGGCTGTAGCAAGGAGGAGATTGTCCAGTTCTTCTCAG GGTTGGAAATCGTGCCAAATGGGATAACATTGCCGGTGGACTTCCAGGGGAGGAGTACGGGGGAGGCCTTCGTGCAGTTTGCTTCACAGGATATAGCTGAAAAGGCTCTAAAGAAACACAAGGAAAGAATAGGGCACAG GTATATTGAGATATTCAAGAGCAGCGATGCAGAGGTGCGGACAAATTACGATCCCCCACGCAAAACGATGGGTGGCATGCAGAGACCAGGCCCCTACGACAGGCCTGGTGGTGGTGGCGGCCGTGGCTACAATGGCATGAGCCGCGGAGGCTCCTTTGACAGGATGCGCCGTGGGGGCTACGGCGGAGGTGAGGCTG GTTCCGATCGTTATGGCGATGGTGGTTCAAGTTTTCAGAGTACGACTGGACACTGTGTGCACATGAGGGGACTTCCTTACCGGGCAACAGAGACGGATGTCTACAGT TTTTTCTCGCCATTGAACCCAGTGCGTGTGCACATCGAGGTTGGTCCAGATGGAAGGATGACTGGAGAGGCTGATGTAGAGTTTGCCACACATGAGGATGCTGTGGCAGCTATGTCAAAGGATAAAGCCAACATGC AGCACCGTTATGTTGAGTTGTTCCTCAACTCAACAGCAGGGGGCAGTAATGGAGGCTATGGTGGCCAGATGAGTGCTGTGG CCAACCAATCTTCCTATGGAGGCAGCCAGCAGATGAGCGCTGGTTACACGGGTGGTTACAGCAGCCAGTCCAGCATGGGGGGGTACAATGATTACA GTAATCAGAGCGGGATGAGCAGCAGTTACTATGGCAGCAGCCGTGGCTCCATGGGCATGAATGGCAGCATGAGCATGGGAGCCGGGTGGGGCATGTAG